The following is a genomic window from Candidatus Alcyoniella australis.
CGGGTTGTACGCCTGGCAGGCTCGACGAACTCGGCGATCAGCCAGTCGGCCAACGCCGACGGGTCGTCCAGGCCAAAGCGGGGCACGTCGCACTCTAGCTCGTCGTAGTCGGTGATCACCGCCACCAGCCGCTGATCGGGCCCATCGCAGATCAGCTCGCGGCCCACGGCGCTGCGCAGCAGCTCGATCTTGGGCGCGCTGCCGTGCTTGTAGCCCTCGGTGATCACCAGGTCGCAACGCGGCAGATAGCGGCTCACCGCCTCGTACACGTCGATTTCGCCTTCGAATCCGGCGATCATGCCCGCTGCCCCCGGCCCGGCCAGCAGCACGTGGTCCGCGCCTGCCCGCCGCAAGCGCCAGGTGTCCTTGCCCTCGTGATCCATTTCAAATCCATGGGCGTAATGTTTGACCGCGGCCACGCTCAGGCCGCGCGCTTTTAGCTCGGGCAGCAGCTTCTCAAGATAGGTCGTCTTGCCCGAGCCGGACCTGCCCACGATGCTGATCAGCGGAATCAACGTTCCTCCCATACGATCCTCTGTGCATTGGCAAAAACCCTGAAGCGATCGCCGCGCGCCGATCCGACCAGCGTGACGCCCGTGCTGTGCGCCAGTTCCAC
Proteins encoded in this region:
- the mobB gene encoding molybdopterin-guanine dinucleotide biosynthesis protein B, with translation MIPLISIVGRSGSGKTTYLEKLLPELKARGLSVAAVKHYAHGFEMDHEGKDTWRLRRAGADHVLLAGPGAAGMIAGFEGEIDVYEAVSRYLPRCDLVITEGYKHGSAPKIELLRSAVGRELICDGPDQRLVAVITDYDELECDVPRFGLDDPSALADWLIAEFVEPARRTTRAELRVDGRRVELKPFVERMLAHGLSGMIEPLRGCDDGRSIELRVELAQKE